TAGCTTTTTTCAATTTCTCCAGGAACTACGTTTAGAAGACGAAGAGGGGTATTACAAGCTTTTAAGTTTTATAGAGAAGTTTAATAGAAATTACCACGGAGAAGAGTATTGTGAATGGGTTGAGAAAACAGCAAAGATATTTGATGAGAAATTTTCTTAATGTTTTAAGCACGTTAGCAGTTGCTGTTTTCTAAGAATGAAGAGGTTCTAGTAAAAAGTACATAATAATCTTAGCTCCGTAACCTGCGGAGTTTTTTTCATTTGTTAAGGCTCTTTTCGTAAACATTGCTCCTCCGGTTACTCGTCGCACAAAAAAACATTGCTCCTGCGGTGGTTACTCGTCGCACAAAAAAAACTGTTGCTTTTTTACCCTAAAATAATCGGAAAAATACCCTAGGTGAAGGTATCAGCCAATAAATTATGTAAGAAAAGAGCAATACTTACTAAATTAGTGGTGAATTCTTAGTATTTTGTGTAAAATTTTTGGGATTTTTACGAAAGCAACAAACTTTGCGAAAACAGCCTTTGTTAAAGATGATTTAGCAGTAAGGAATTTAGTATAATGACGGTAGCTATGAAATTCTGATTTTGAAGCAAAGGACTCTATAAAAAAGGTGTTTTTAAAATGAAACAATTTTATCCGAAAGATGGTCGAGTCATTTTTCATGTAGATATGAATAGTTTTTATGCTTCGGTTGAAATAGCCTTTGATCCAACTTTAAAAGGAAAACCAGTGGCTATTGCTGGTAATGCAAAGGAACGACGTGGGATTATTGTCACGAGTAGTTATGAAGCTAGGGCAAAAGGTGTAAAGACAACCATGCCGATTTGGGAAGCTAAAAAACACTGTCCAGAGCTAATTGTGATGGAACCAAATTTTGAACGTTACCGGGAAGCATCGCTTAAAATTTTTCAATTTTTAAAAGAGTACACTCCGTTAGTAGAACCTGTTTCCATTGATGAAGGGTATATGGATATAACTTCTTGTTACCACTTGGGATCACCTTTATATATCGCTAAGACCATCCAAGCGAGGCTCTTAAAAGAATTAGGCTTACCCTGCAGTATTGGTATTGCTCCTAATAAGTTTTTAGCGAAAATGGCTAGTGATATGAAAAAACCTTTAGGAATAACAGTTTTAAGAAAGCGTGAAGTGCAGAAAATTCTTTGGCCCTTAAAAGTAGGAGAAATGCACGGTATAGGTCAGAAAACTGCGGAAAAGTTAAACAAGCTAGGGATCATTACCATTGGTGATTTAGCTCAGAGTGACCCTACTAAGCTTAAGCATAGCCTTGGTGTCAATGGAGAAAAAATATTTGCTCGTGCAAATGGAATTGACAATCGTTTAGTGGACCCTGAATCTGTCTTTGAATTTAAGACCATTGGTAACTCCACAACACTTCCAGTGGATACGAAAAGTATGGAAAAAGTAAAAGCAATCCTAGCAAATTTATCTGACTCTGTAGCTAGGCGAATGGCTAGAAAAGAGGTGTGTGCGGAAACCCTACAAGTGACCATTCGTTACTCCGATCGAAAAACAGTGACAAGAAGCCAGACAGTAGTAAATCCAATTGATGACCAAAGTGATATATATAAGATTGCTTTACTACTTTTTACTAAGCACTGGACCGGTGAACCGATTCGACTTTTAGGCGTAACAGCACAGCAGTTAATTGATAAGAAAAACGCTTTTAAACAGCTAGATTTATTCAATTACGAACGAGATGTTAAAAAATATGAGCTTACAAAAACTATGGATAAACTTAGAGACCGCTTTGGAGAGGAAGCACTCCTGAAAGGCTCACAATTAATGGCAAAAAAAGAAGACCGCTTAACAGATAAAAAGACTAGAGGAACAAGCTTAGAAAAAGATTTCTTTATTGAAAATAGAAAAGATGATGTCTAGTACATTATACGGAGGACTTACAAGTTCTTCCGTTTTTTTGTTCTAAACAAAGAGTCCACCTAAACCGATAAAAGTGATAGAAAGCAAGAACGTGGGAGAGTGAGTATATGCAAGTAAACAATCAGGCAATAACAAGCCAAATGATGACCCATGACAAACCCCTTGAACTAAAGCAAGGTGAGATATATAGAGCAACAATTAAAGAACGAACTTCAGATAACGAAGCAACTCTTCAAATTCGTGGTAGAGAAATCTCTGTGAAGTTTGAAGGTAGAATTCCTTCAGAGGATCGAGTTACTGTTCAAATAAATCATCAATCGGAACGACAAGTACAGGTAAAGGTAATTTCAGAAGGATCAAGAGTAGAAACGGGAACCGTAAACAGACAAACAGAGGTAGCAAATACTCAGCAAGCATTGCGAAGTCTTGGTGTAACAAATCCTTCTAAAGAACTTCAGCAGGCTGCTCAAATTATTCTAGATAAAGGAATTCCTTTAAATAAGGAATCAGTTCAGGACTTGCGCAACTTTATCGAAAAGGAAAAAGGCACAATTGAACAGCGGCTCAATACAGTTCAGGCAATTGCCAATAAACGTTTAGAAGTGACGACAAATCATTTACGCTCAGTTAACGAGGCTTTAAACGGTAGACCTCTAAATGAGGTTCTAACAAATATTGCGAAAGAATTAGATCCAAATTTTCAAGTGAAGAGTTCCCAAGCGGAAGTACGTCTTGAGAGACCAGTAAGTGAGCATGTGCGTGAGGTGCGCGAACAAGTGCAACGAGAGGCAAATGTTCAGAGAGCTGTTGAGCAAGTGAGGAATGAGTTCATATCTATCAATCGTCCTCAGGGAGAATTAAAACCTTCAGACCAACTAAAGCAAATGCAAGGAACGGTTCAAAAGGAGAGTGATTTCCAAAAGGCTGTTACGCTCCTTAATAATCAAATTGAGAAAAGTCTATTTGAACAACCAATAAAGGATCTTTTACAAAAGTCGATCTCAGAGGCCGCAAATTTACAGAGTGCTGGTAGAGAACTTGCTGCTAGACAACTATTAATGAAAACCTTCGCTGGTGTAGAACCGCAAGTCAATAAAATGGATGCGCAAGTTCAATCAGAAGTTCAACAGTATCTAATCAATGAAAACTTTCAAACTCAACAATTAAGTAGTAAAGACTTTTTAGTTAGAGCTGTAACAGAAAAGTTAGCAAATGCTCAGAGTGAATTCAAAAATCTTCAACGAGAGATTTCACGTAATTTGGATAATATCCAACGTTTAAATGAGGCTTTTAAGAGTCAGGCTATTAGTCAAGTGAAACCACTATTAGAAACAACTATTAAGAAGCTTGATTATGCAATTTTAAAAAGTGAAATGATGCTACTAACTGATATGAGTACTGAAAAAAAGTTAATGCTAGCGAGCGGTCAACTAGCTGATGCGAAGAGATTATTAAGTAAGGGCAATTATTCTGAAGCAAATAAAATAGTTCAAGAGGTTAAAAGTCTAATTGAAAAGTTAGAATTTAAACCTTCGGAATCTAAAGTTCAACACTTTATTACAAAAGAGGAACTTAGCTTTACTTCTCGAAATGGTTCTCATTTACTACTTCAGCAATATGATGAAATGACACGAAGAACAGCTATTCAGGAACCCTCTGCTCGTCAAGCTTTTGAAATGGTTCGTGGTTTGGGACTGAACAGAGATAGCGAAATAGCACAAGTTTTAGCTTCTGGAAAACAGAGTCAAGGTGATGGGGAACCCAATCCCAATATGAAACAAGCACTTCTGCAGGTTATGAAGTTGGAAGAAGAGCAAGGTCGTGTTTCTCAACAAACCACTCAAGCCCTTGCTAACATAACAGGACAACAATTACTTAGCAAATCCGATAATAATAATCTACAAAGTATGTTTTTAAATTTACCAATCCTATTGCAGGATGAAGTTAAAAACTTACAGGTGTTTGTAAATTCCCGGAACGAAGGTCAGCATGTAGATTGGGAAAATTGTAATCTCTATTTTCTAATTGAGACCAAAAAACTAGGTGAAGTAGGTATTTTAGTTTCAGCAACGGACCGTAACCTATCTCTGACTATTAAAAATGACAAACCTTTCTTTAAGGAAAGAATTGAGCCGTTGGCAGATGTATGTAAAGAAAAATTAAAAGAGGTGGGCTATAATATCACAAGTCTTAACTTTACTAAGCTAAAACATATACAACGTTCTCAAGATGAAAAGACTAATGAGCAGTCAGAAAGAATGACACCTACCTTTACAGAGAAAGGATTCGATTTCAAAATATGATGATTTCAAAGCACTTTAATCATAAGCAAAGAAAGATCGTCAATGGTCCAACAGCTGCGGTCATTCGCTACGATGATAGCTCTGATAAAGGACCACAAGTTGTTGCACATGGAAAGGGTCATGTGGCAAATCAAATCATTGAACTGGCTAAGAAAAATAATATCCATATGCAAGAAGACCCTATGCTAGTTGAAAATTTAATAGATATGGATTTAGGAGATAATATTCCTCCCCAACTTTATGCAGTGATGGCAGAAATATTATTATTAATAGAGCAAATGGAGAAAAAATATTAAACTTCGACATTTTATGGCCGATAAAAGATTAGAAGACGAACATATAGGTTGGGAGGATTATAAGTGACACTTATAACAAAAGAAGCACTTCATAAAAAGTCTCCACAAGAACTTACAGCTCTGCTTTACGAAGCTTGCATTAATAATCTTGAAGAGGCCAAAGCAGCTATTTTGAACAAAAATTATATATTAGCAAATCAAAAACTAAAAAAATCTAACGATATACTAGAACGTTTAGGTGCAGGTTTAAACTATGAAGCTGGTATCATTGCAGATCAGTTAGAACTAGTGTATAACTATATTTCCGACAAACTTGTTGAAGCTAATTACAATAAAGATGTTAGTATTATAGACGAAACGTTAAAGTTATTAATTGAAATCTCATCTTCATGGCATCAGGCTATGAGGAATAATAAAGATACACAACCTAAAACAATGAAGCGAAAAACAATAGCTTACGAGCAAACAGCTATTTATGATAATTAAAGAAAAAAGGAGTTTTAAAATTGAAAATTAATAACAATATCCAGGCATTAAATGCATACCGTAACTTAACTGCAAATCAGTTTTCAACATCAAAAAATTTAGAAAGACTTTCTTCAGGTTTACGTATTAACCGTGCAGCAGATGACGCAGCTGGTCTAGCAATTTCTGAAAAAATGCGTTCTCAAATTCGTGGTTTACAAATGGCAGAAAGAAATGCCCTAGATGCGGTCTCATTAATACAAACAGCTGAAGGAGCATTAAACGAAACACATGCTATACTCCAACGTATGCGAGAGCTTTCTGTACAAGCGGCTAACGATACAAATACAGAAGATGATCGTAAAGAAATTCAAAACGAAATTAAGCAATTAAAAGACGAGTTAAATCGAATCGGTAAAGAAACTGAGTTTAACACACAAAAGCTTATTGATGGCTCACAAGGTGTGAAAAAGACAAGTGCTGAATTGACAGGTGGAGTAAAGGTTAATTTTGTTCAGTCAGTTGCAATTACTGATAATGTTGAGACAAAAAACAATTCATTTGTTTTAACATTAGCCGATGGAGCAAATACTATGAATTTATCCGTAAATGTTTCTGAAGGGATTTTCACAAATCCAGTCGAACTAACAGTGGCTGTTGAAAATGCTATTAAACAAGCTGCAGAAGCTTTTGATAGTGCTAATGGGGGAAGTATAGCAGCAGCAGCAGTAGCTGATTTGAAACTAAATTTTCAAGTAGAAACTAATGAAACATCACCTGCTTACGGACAAATAAAATATAGCTTTACTAACTCGAACACTACCTATGATATGAAATTTGATGGTGCAACAAATGCTGATAATGATATTTTTAATAAGTTTTTAGGTTTTGGTACTTCTACACTAACGGTAGCTAAGCAAACCGGTCTTGATCCTGTTGTAATAGTTGCTGCATCATTCTCAATAGATAACAATAATAACCCTAATAAATTCAATGATTTTTCTGTAAAACTAGAAGATGGGATTAACCCTGGTGCAAACCAAAACAATGAATTAAAAATGACAATTGATGGACTAACGGTAACTGGTTATGTTCCAGAAGGAAACTATGATAATGCTACTGACCTAGCAAAGGCAACTTATAATGCAATATTAGGTATCGACACAACAAACCCTACATGGTCCTCATTTGCATCAAATCCGACGAGTGCTGAATGGAATAGTCTAGTAAATAATTCGTCTGATGGACTTATTTCTTCTGTTAATGCTCTTTCTGATGACCAATTAAAAGATAAAGGTTATAACGGTCAATCTGATGACATGAAAGCAGCTTACTTTAAGGACCTAGTTGGTTTAAAAACTGATGGAACGACTCAACTTAAAGTTGAGTTTAATACCGATGGTAAGCTAGAGATTTTTGGACCAGCGGAAATGAAGTTCGACGAATCTTCACAGGTTGCTAACTCATTAGGTATGACTAGAGTAAATGCTGATATTAAAAATGCTGGACTAAGTATGCAAATTGGTTCAAATAGTAATCAAACATTAGTAATTGATATTGGTGATATGCGTGCTACTGCTTTGGGTGCAACTGAGATTAATGGAAAAAATCTTTTTGTTAACGACATTGACGTAACATCTCATGAAGGTGCACAGAATGCTATGAAAGTTTTAGATAACGCTATTCAACAAGTGTCATCAGAACGTTCTAAATTAGGGGCGTTCCAAAACCGATTAGAACACACAATTAATAACTTGCAGGTTACTCGTGAAAACCTAACTTCTTCTGAATCTCGTATTCGTGACGCTGATATGGCTCTTGAAATGACGAATTTTACAAAGAATAACATCTTAAACCAAGCTGGTACTGCCATGCTTGCACAAGCAAACCAATTGCCACAAGGTGTTCTTCAATTATTACAATAATCACTTTCAAGGAGGTAAGATCAAACCGATCTTACCTCTTTTTACATAAAATATATTGATTAAGCCATGTACTATCTATGATATAATCATTCTATAAACTAAGCTAAAAGTGGTGAAAAAATGGACGTACAAAGAATTGGACGGACAAGTTTAAATAAAGCAGATATAAAAAAGACTGGTCCACAGGCTAGTATTTCTTTCACAGAAATAATGCAAAAAGGTCGAGATGAGCAAGCATATGCTAAGCTTGATAAATTAATGCAAGATATTGAAGATCAAGGGAAGTTGCTTGCAGATACCCGTACGGTAGACGAGCTGCGTAAATATAAGGCTCTTGTAAAGGAGTTTATGGAGGATGCTGTTAAGTTAGGTCTTAGTCTTGAGGAACGACGTGGTTTTAACCGTCGTGGTCGTACAAAAATCTACAAGATAGTTAAAGAAGTTGATCGTAAACTACTGGACTTAACAGATGCTGTACTTAAAAAAGAAAAAAGTGGTCTGGAAATTCTTGATATGGTAGGAGAAATTAAAGGTCTGATTGTTAACGTTTATGCATAATGATAAAACCCGTAGCTTATAGCACGGGTTTTAATCATTATTTCACAGGTTCATACGGAGTTATCTCTCTAAATATATACGTCTTCGTTGCATTCATAATCGGTTCAAAATTGTCAAAGGCTGTAATCGGATGAACTTCTAGAAAATTCAAAGAGTAAAACACTCCCTTATCCACCTTCAAGCTATAAATATATTGATCGTCTAAGTGTCCAGTTGCTTTATTGGTAACTTGAGTGTAACCCGAAATAATAATTGTTTTGCATGTTGGGAGAAGTGAAAAGACGTAAGAACATAAATAAAGGGCTGTTCCACCCACCATCATTGCATAATTTTCACGAAGTTCTCTTTGAGACTTTTTATGTATTTTTAGCTTTCCCGACCTTAGAATTTCTGCTGTTGTTAGTGGAATTTCTTCTAGTTGTGGTAAATCGACATCTAAATAAACAGTTTCAGCAGCTAAGATGTCATATGATACGTTTGTTTCTAAAGGGAAATCCAATTCAGACAGGAAGTATTCAAGCCACTGTCCCATTGCTGATAGGTCTCCGGTAATAACCTTCTCAACTTGTACAAGTCGTTGCCGTTTCTGTTCTTCATGTTCTGCCAGTGCTTGTTCAAACTGCTTTAATTCTAGTTGAAATTGGATTTCTGCCTCATGATTTACTTTCTCTGTAAATGCTTTTCTCCGAGTGGGTAGAAGTAATCGAAGTTTCTCATAAAAATTTAAGCCTTCTTCAAATTCGACCCTTAATTCCTCGGTTATTTCGATCTTATTAGGTTTGGTTAGTTCAAATGGTACTGTATTGGCTGCAAGCTCATTTAACTCTTTTGGAGAACGTTCTGGTAAAATATCTTTATGAAGATGTAAAAGTTTCGTTGTTTGCAAGTTAATCTTTTTTTCTTTATGTTCATACATTAATTGAATATCATCAGCATATTCGCGTTTAATTTCACGTTCAATCTCAGGAGCTAACAATTGATCGTTTTCATCGACAAATAGTAATGTATGATTTTTTTTGTTATATTTCAAAGAAACAGTCTTTGGCATGTTTTTCGTATCATTCTCGTACCAGGTATTT
This region of Anaerobacillus alkaliphilus genomic DNA includes:
- a CDS encoding YaaR family protein; this encodes MDVQRIGRTSLNKADIKKTGPQASISFTEIMQKGRDEQAYAKLDKLMQDIEDQGKLLADTRTVDELRKYKALVKEFMEDAVKLGLSLEERRGFNRRGRTKIYKIVKEVDRKLLDLTDAVLKKEKSGLEILDMVGEIKGLIVNVYA
- a CDS encoding DUF4236 domain-containing protein, which encodes MAFRFQKRVRVAPGLRLNISKRGVSTSFGKRGVSVTLGRRGLYGNLGLPGSGLSYRSRLDKPSANTWYENDTKNMPKTVSLKYNKKNHTLLFVDENDQLLAPEIEREIKREYADDIQLMYEHKEKKINLQTTKLLHLHKDILPERSPKELNELAANTVPFELTKPNKIEITEELRVEFEEGLNFYEKLRLLLPTRRKAFTEKVNHEAEIQFQLELKQFEQALAEHEEQKRQRLVQVEKVITGDLSAMGQWLEYFLSELDFPLETNVSYDILAAETVYLDVDLPQLEEIPLTTAEILRSGKLKIHKKSQRELRENYAMMVGGTALYLCSYVFSLLPTCKTIIISGYTQVTNKATGHLDDQYIYSLKVDKGVFYSLNFLEVHPITAFDNFEPIMNATKTYIFREITPYEPVK
- a CDS encoding DNA polymerase IV — translated: MKQFYPKDGRVIFHVDMNSFYASVEIAFDPTLKGKPVAIAGNAKERRGIIVTSSYEARAKGVKTTMPIWEAKKHCPELIVMEPNFERYREASLKIFQFLKEYTPLVEPVSIDEGYMDITSCYHLGSPLYIAKTIQARLLKELGLPCSIGIAPNKFLAKMASDMKKPLGITVLRKREVQKILWPLKVGEMHGIGQKTAEKLNKLGIITIGDLAQSDPTKLKHSLGVNGEKIFARANGIDNRLVDPESVFEFKTIGNSTTLPVDTKSMEKVKAILANLSDSVARRMARKEVCAETLQVTIRYSDRKTVTRSQTVVNPIDDQSDIYKIALLLFTKHWTGEPIRLLGVTAQQLIDKKNAFKQLDLFNYERDVKKYELTKTMDKLRDRFGEEALLKGSQLMAKKEDRLTDKKTRGTSLEKDFFIENRKDDV
- a CDS encoding flagellin, whose protein sequence is MKINNNIQALNAYRNLTANQFSTSKNLERLSSGLRINRAADDAAGLAISEKMRSQIRGLQMAERNALDAVSLIQTAEGALNETHAILQRMRELSVQAANDTNTEDDRKEIQNEIKQLKDELNRIGKETEFNTQKLIDGSQGVKKTSAELTGGVKVNFVQSVAITDNVETKNNSFVLTLADGANTMNLSVNVSEGIFTNPVELTVAVENAIKQAAEAFDSANGGSIAAAAVADLKLNFQVETNETSPAYGQIKYSFTNSNTTYDMKFDGATNADNDIFNKFLGFGTSTLTVAKQTGLDPVVIVAASFSIDNNNNPNKFNDFSVKLEDGINPGANQNNELKMTIDGLTVTGYVPEGNYDNATDLAKATYNAILGIDTTNPTWSSFASNPTSAEWNSLVNNSSDGLISSVNALSDDQLKDKGYNGQSDDMKAAYFKDLVGLKTDGTTQLKVEFNTDGKLEIFGPAEMKFDESSQVANSLGMTRVNADIKNAGLSMQIGSNSNQTLVIDIGDMRATALGATEINGKNLFVNDIDVTSHEGAQNAMKVLDNAIQQVSSERSKLGAFQNRLEHTINNLQVTRENLTSSESRIRDADMALEMTNFTKNNILNQAGTAMLAQANQLPQGVLQLLQ
- a CDS encoding EscU/YscU/HrcU family type III secretion system export apparatus switch protein, which produces MMISKHFNHKQRKIVNGPTAAVIRYDDSSDKGPQVVAHGKGHVANQIIELAKKNNIHMQEDPMLVENLIDMDLGDNIPPQLYAVMAEILLLIEQMEKKY
- the fliS gene encoding flagellar export chaperone FliS, translating into MTLITKEALHKKSPQELTALLYEACINNLEEAKAAILNKNYILANQKLKKSNDILERLGAGLNYEAGIIADQLELVYNYISDKLVEANYNKDVSIIDETLKLLIEISSSWHQAMRNNKDTQPKTMKRKTIAYEQTAIYDN